The genome window TAATATAAGCATTTTTAATAAATTTTCATTGGCGAGAAGACTTTTTGTTACTTTTTGGTCTTTTCAAAAAGTAAGGATAAGTTAATCAGTTAGGGTCTGACTCTTTTTTTGTTATGTCCTGATGCTAAAACTCTTTTTCCCTCAGAATAATTAGTTTATGGCTTTTCTATCAACCATCAACTATCAACTTCCCCCCCATGTTTATCTGTGGCTAATATTTTTTTAGATTCCGCATCAAGTGCGGAATGACAGGGGAAAGAATGTCATTCCCGCCTGTCTGCGTGCGGTCACGCACAGGCAGGCGCACGTGGGAATCCAGATTCCGCTCTTCTTGTCATTCCCGCGAATGCGGGAATCCAGACTCCAGATTCCGTGTCAAGCACGGAATGACAGGAGGGTGCGGAATGACAGGAGGGTGCGGAATGACAGGGAAAAGCGGAATGACAGGAGGAAGTAATGTCACCCCGCACACCGATGCGGGGGCGGAATGACACGGAGGTGGGAATTTATAAAGTCGACAAATGGGGGCAACCCTACAGCATACATTATTCGAGAAGGTCAGCAGGATTAACAGAAACCGCTATTGTTTCTGACCAAAGCAAAATATTTTTTTACCTTCTAATACCTCTTTATAGATTTTTGGTGAGGCAATTTGTCTTCTTTATCTTTTCTGAAATCTGTAATATAATCTTATACAAATTGCAGTATAGATATTATTATATGCAATTTCTATTGTTTGGAGGAACAGAAAATGCCAGGTCGTTTGATAAAAATATTTAAATCTCCAAAACTGTTTGATTAGAGGTAATTATGGAAATAGATTTTGAGGGACTTTTTACAGATAAAGAAAAAGAAGAATGGCAAAGTCTAATAAAAAAAACAGAAGCACAAACAGATTATCCGTTTGTAAACACCATCTACAATGAAAAACTGTTTGAAGACATAGATTTATTTGTAAAAGAAGAAATTGAAGGAAAATATGAGAACTTTGTTCAGATAGGGATTGGCGGTTCAGCTTTGGGAGCAAGGGTATTTGCGGAAACATGCGGGAAGAATCGGATAAATTTTATCTGTTTAGACAATATAGACCCTGCTCGTATAAAAAAAGTCTTTTCTCTTGATTTAGACAAGACATTCTTTCACATAGTGAGCAAGTCTGGAAATACTGCAGAAACATTATCTCTGCTTATGTTAATCTACGAGAAATTGGGAGAAAAGATAGGTAAGCAAGTTGCTTTTTCCACATCTTCTAAAACTGGTGCACTATGGAAAATAAAAGAAGATCTAGGAATAGATTGTTTTTATATTCCCGATGATGTGGGAGGCAGATTTTCCTGTTTTACATCGGTAGGTCTTTTAGCGGCGAAAGCCTGCGGCATAGATATAATGGAGATCATAAATGGAGCGAAAAAAGCGATACAAGATTTAAATCTTTCAAAAGCGTTTGCCTGCGCTATGTACATGCTGTATAAAAATAATAAGAACATACTGGTTTGTTTTGTTTATAAAGATAATCTGGTTTGTGTTTCCGATTGGTTCAGACAACTGTGGGCAGAAAGCCTGGGGAAAAATGGTTATGGACAAACACCCATCACGACATTGGGTGTTACAGACCAGCATTCTCAACTCCAGCTTTATCAGGACGGACCAAAAGACAAAGTAATTGTGTTTTTAGATGTAAAACAGGTTGAGGATATAAATCTTCCAAAGACATGGAATTTCGAACCATTTTCTTTGCTTTCCGGGAAAACCTTGAGCCACTTAATGGATATAGAGAGAAGGTCCACCAGAAGAGCACTGACAGAAAATGGTGTATCCACAATGGAGATAATACTGGATAGGTTTTCTCCTTATGAAATAGGAAGAATTTTGATGTTTTTCATGCTTTCTGTGCCCATAGCTGCAAAATTTTTGAATATAAATCCCTTCAATCAACCAGGCGTAGAGCAGGGAAAGATATATACAAAGGCTTATTTAAAGGAAGAGATATAGTATATTCCATGCGGTGTGGATAGGGAATAGACAATATTCCCCTTTTTCGCAGCTTTTACATCTCGGGTTATAATCAGAGAATTTTTGCAGCTAAGTGGAGTTATCATTTTTGGCAAATCCTTTTCTATATAAAACATAAGTTTTAAAAATCTATCGTTGCTCTCTATCTTTTTGTGTTTATCATAATTTTTTATGTTCCGAGCAATGGCCTCTCCCATTTCTTTATAGTTGGGATAATGAGCACGGACAAAAGGAACATAACAGTAAGAATGGATTACTTTTAAAATAAGCATTGCGCAAAGAATGGATGGAAACAGTGTACGTTTAGGAATAGAAAATACAGCTATAGATAAAACAAGGAGTAAAATTCCGTCTGTTAAATTTTTTAACATAAATATATCCGAGAAAAAAGCGGCAATGACCAGGATGCATACTATTACCCACATGTAGTTTGCGTATTTAAATTCCTTTTCGTTTAAGTCACTTACAATAGGCGCTATAAAGATGGACAAAAATGGTAATAAAGGGATGAGATACCTTATTCTTCCTTCGGGTGAGATTTCATAGGGAATAAAATTGACACCCAATACAATTAAACAAAATATAAGTAGCTCTTTTTGTCTGCCACTAATTTCTTTTATCCTGGTGCGCACCTTTTTGTTAAATAAAAACAAAAGAAAGATACTCCAGGGCAGGGTTTGAATAAAACATTTAAATGGAAATAAGAAGATGTGTTTTAAAAATTTTAATATTGAGAATTGAAGAGGAGAACGAGAAAATACTTCTCCCCATAAGGCATATATAGAGGCATGTGCATTGGAAGTGTGAAGCAGCCAGAAACCTGTTAAGCCTAAAAAAACAAGGATTCCCAACAGATGATGAATACTGAAGAAATGACTTATAAGCCTCTTTTTATACAAAGAATAAGCAATAAAGGTAAGATAAAAAAAGATTAAAGCGGCAAAACCCTTACTCAAGAAGGCTAAGCTGCAAAAAATCAGTCCTAACAAAATACCCTTCTTTTTAAAGGAAAACAGGGAAATCATGGACAAAAATGCAAATAGAGAAAAGAACAGATCTGTTTCTCCCCATATACCATAAAGGAAAAAAACCTCAAAACAGGTGAGGAAACTCAAACAGGCAATATAGGACTTTTCATACAGTATATTTTTCGTAAACAAAAATACAAAAAAGGCAATCAATAAAGCACATAAAATAGAAGGAAAACGCACTGCAAACGCATTTTTCCCAAATATCTTATAAGAAAGGGCAATGGCTATATTGTGTAATGGTGGTTTTTTAAAATATGCTTTTCCCAACACTGTAGGTTGAAGATAGTTTTTGGATTGATTCATCTCCAGGGCTACAATCGCCCGCCTGGGTTCTTCGTGTTGAAGATACATATAACCTGAGCGTAAAAGGTAAAAACAGGCAATAAGAAGAAAAAAGAGGATGAATTCTTTTTTTATCATAAAAAACTCCGTTTTTTACGGTAAAAATCAAAGGTTTTTATCATACTACAGTTTCTTTAACACAAAAGGAAAAAAATGGCAAACTACCTTTTGATCATAAAAAATACCGGTACAGAAATCATTTCCATTAAAACTACGAACAATATTAGATAGATGACAGAAATATCATACAGAGAGCCCATAATCACCCCTCCAAAAAGCCAGGATAATCCATAAGCCGTATTGAATATACCGTATGCAGAACCTCTCTTTTCAATAGGTGTTAAATCGGCAATTGCAGCACGCATTACAGTTTCATGAACGCCCATCACCGCACCCCAAAGTATAACACTTATTACAATAAGATTGTAACTATGGGAAAATGCGAAAAAGGGAATGAAAAAGGTCAACAATGGGATTGTCAAGAGTGTTTTTAATCCCACTCTATCATAGGCTCTGCCAATAATCAAAGCCACCACTGCATCAGTGCCCATTGCAATGGCATAAAAAATAGGAATTTGAACATCCGAAATAATGGATTGAACCTTGAGATGATAGGATATTAGTTGGAAATTGGCAAATCCTGCTACACTTAAAAAAGTAAATAAAGTATAAACCCAAAAAACTCTGGAAAGTTTGCCTTCCATAGGTTTTTCTTTAGAA of Deltaproteobacteria bacterium contains these proteins:
- a CDS encoding glycosyltransferase family 39 protein, with the translated sequence MIKKEFILFFLLIACFYLLRSGYMYLQHEEPRRAIVALEMNQSKNYLQPTVLGKAYFKKPPLHNIAIALSYKIFGKNAFAVRFPSILCALLIAFFVFLFTKNILYEKSYIACLSFLTCFEVFFLYGIWGETDLFFSLFAFLSMISLFSFKKKGILLGLIFCSLAFLSKGFAALIFFYLTFIAYSLYKKRLISHFFSIHHLLGILVFLGLTGFWLLHTSNAHASIYALWGEVFSRSPLQFSILKFLKHIFLFPFKCFIQTLPWSIFLLFLFNKKVRTRIKEISGRQKELLIFCLIVLGVNFIPYEISPEGRIRYLIPLLPFLSIFIAPIVSDLNEKEFKYANYMWVIVCILVIAAFFSDIFMLKNLTDGILLLVLSIAVFSIPKRTLFPSILCAMLILKVIHSYCYVPFVRAHYPNYKEMGEAIARNIKNYDKHKKIESNDRFLKLMFYIEKDLPKMITPLSCKNSLIITRDVKAAKKGNIVYSLSTPHGIYYISSFK
- a CDS encoding glucose-6-phosphate isomerase; its protein translation is MEIDFEGLFTDKEKEEWQSLIKKTEAQTDYPFVNTIYNEKLFEDIDLFVKEEIEGKYENFVQIGIGGSALGARVFAETCGKNRINFICLDNIDPARIKKVFSLDLDKTFFHIVSKSGNTAETLSLLMLIYEKLGEKIGKQVAFSTSSKTGALWKIKEDLGIDCFYIPDDVGGRFSCFTSVGLLAAKACGIDIMEIINGAKKAIQDLNLSKAFACAMYMLYKNNKNILVCFVYKDNLVCVSDWFRQLWAESLGKNGYGQTPITTLGVTDQHSQLQLYQDGPKDKVIVFLDVKQVEDINLPKTWNFEPFSLLSGKTLSHLMDIERRSTRRALTENGVSTMEIILDRFSPYEIGRILMFFMLSVPIAAKFLNINPFNQPGVEQGKIYTKAYLKEEI